A part of Sinorhizobium chiapasense genomic DNA contains:
- a CDS encoding xanthine dehydrogenase family protein molybdopterin-binding subunit, producing MGVEGIGARVARKEDKRFLTGKGRYTDDMSVPGMKYAIFVRSPHAHAKIKSIDATAAKAMPGVIDVLDGKRLTADGIGNLICGWMIHSKDGSPMKMGAWRPLADQTVRYVGDAVAVVVADSVNEARDAAEAVVVDYDPLAVVTDPVKALADGQPQLHPEAPNNLIFDWQLGDAAATDAAIAAAAHVTEVKILNNRLSPNAMEPRVALGVYDPGDDHYTCYTTSQNPHVARLVMSAFYNVAPENKLRVIAPDVGGGFGSKIYIYPEEIVCLWASKRTGVPVKWTCDRTEAFMTDAHGRDHVSTVKMAFDSANRITALKVDTIANLGAYMSLFSSCVPTYLYATLLSGQYDIPAIHANVRTVYTNTAPVDAYRGAGRPEATYLLERTMETAARELGISPAELRRINFIRTFPHQTPVIMNYDAGDYEASLNAAMAAADWNGFAARKAEAERRGMKRGIGMSCYIEACGLAPSSAVGSLGAGVGLWESAEVRVNAVGTIEVMTGSHSHGQGHETTFAQLVADRFGVPIDSVNIVHGDTDKVQMGMGTYGSRSGAVGMSAVAKALDKVEAKAKKIAAHLMEADESDIVIENGELKVAGTDKAVPWFQMALAAYTAHNLPAGMEPGLKEGAFYDPSNFTFPAGCYVCEVEVDPDTGETKIIQFVAADDFGNLINPMIVEGQVHGGLAQGIGQALLEGVHYDPGNGQLLTASYMDYAMPRADHLPSFKVSTSNTPCPSNPLGVKGCGEAGAIGSPPALINAITDAIGNNALTMPATPEKVWAAAHAAN from the coding sequence ATGGGCGTTGAAGGAATTGGCGCGCGGGTGGCGCGCAAGGAAGACAAGCGTTTCCTGACCGGCAAGGGCCGCTATACGGACGATATGAGCGTCCCTGGCATGAAATACGCGATCTTCGTACGCAGTCCCCATGCACACGCGAAGATCAAGAGCATCGATGCCACGGCCGCGAAAGCGATGCCCGGCGTCATCGACGTGCTCGATGGCAAGCGGCTTACCGCCGATGGCATCGGGAACCTGATTTGCGGCTGGATGATCCACTCGAAAGACGGCTCGCCGATGAAGATGGGCGCCTGGCGGCCGCTGGCCGACCAGACGGTGCGTTATGTCGGAGATGCGGTCGCGGTGGTCGTCGCCGACAGCGTAAACGAAGCGCGCGATGCGGCCGAGGCTGTGGTCGTCGATTACGACCCGCTGGCGGTGGTCACCGATCCGGTCAAGGCGCTGGCCGACGGTCAGCCCCAGCTGCATCCGGAAGCACCGAACAATCTGATCTTCGACTGGCAGCTGGGCGATGCGGCCGCGACCGACGCGGCGATCGCGGCGGCGGCGCATGTAACGGAGGTGAAGATCCTCAACAACCGTCTATCGCCGAATGCGATGGAGCCGCGCGTGGCTCTCGGCGTCTACGACCCGGGCGACGATCACTACACCTGCTACACGACCAGCCAGAACCCGCATGTCGCCCGACTGGTGATGAGCGCGTTCTATAACGTCGCGCCGGAAAACAAGTTGCGGGTGATTGCACCCGATGTCGGCGGCGGCTTTGGCTCGAAGATCTACATTTATCCGGAGGAGATCGTCTGTCTCTGGGCCTCGAAAAGGACCGGCGTGCCGGTGAAGTGGACGTGCGACCGTACTGAAGCCTTCATGACGGACGCCCACGGCCGCGATCACGTTTCGACCGTGAAGATGGCGTTCGACAGCGCCAACAGGATTACCGCGCTGAAGGTCGACACCATCGCCAATCTCGGCGCCTATATGTCGCTCTTCTCCTCGTGCGTGCCGACCTATCTCTACGCGACGCTGCTTTCCGGGCAATACGATATCCCGGCGATCCATGCCAATGTCCGTACGGTTTATACCAACACTGCTCCGGTCGATGCGTATCGCGGTGCGGGGCGGCCTGAGGCCACCTATCTCCTGGAACGGACGATGGAAACCGCGGCACGGGAACTCGGCATTTCACCCGCCGAACTCAGGCGCATCAACTTCATCCGCACTTTCCCTCACCAGACGCCGGTGATCATGAATTACGACGCGGGCGACTACGAAGCGTCGCTGAACGCCGCGATGGCGGCCGCCGACTGGAACGGCTTTGCCGCCCGGAAGGCGGAAGCGGAGCGGCGCGGCATGAAGCGCGGCATCGGGATGAGCTGCTATATCGAGGCCTGCGGGCTTGCACCCTCTTCCGCCGTCGGCTCGCTCGGGGCCGGCGTCGGCCTCTGGGAATCGGCGGAGGTCAGGGTCAATGCGGTCGGAACGATCGAAGTGATGACCGGTTCGCATAGCCACGGCCAAGGGCACGAGACGACCTTTGCCCAGCTCGTCGCAGACCGCTTCGGCGTGCCGATCGACAGCGTCAATATCGTCCATGGCGACACGGACAAGGTGCAGATGGGCATGGGAACCTATGGCTCCCGGTCGGGCGCCGTTGGCATGTCGGCGGTTGCCAAGGCGCTGGACAAGGTCGAGGCCAAGGCCAAGAAGATCGCCGCGCATCTCATGGAGGCGGACGAAAGCGACATCGTCATCGAAAACGGCGAACTGAAGGTTGCCGGTACCGACAAGGCGGTGCCCTGGTTCCAGATGGCGCTTGCCGCCTACACCGCCCATAACCTGCCGGCCGGAATGGAGCCCGGCCTGAAGGAGGGCGCCTTCTACGATCCGTCGAATTTCACTTTCCCGGCCGGGTGCTACGTCTGCGAGGTGGAGGTCGATCCGGATACCGGAGAGACGAAGATCATCCAGTTCGTCGCGGCGGACGATTTCGGCAACCTCATCAACCCGATGATCGTCGAGGGTCAGGTGCATGGCGGGCTGGCGCAGGGTATCGGCCAGGCGCTGCTCGAAGGCGTCCATTACGATCCGGGAAACGGCCAGCTGCTGACGGCGAGCTACATGGATTACGCCATGCCGCGTGCCGACCACCTGCCGTCCTTCAAGGTGTCGACCTCGAACACGCCCTGTCCGAGCAATCCGCTCGGCGTCAAGGGTTGCGGGGAAGCCGGCGCGATCGGTTCGCCGCCGGCGCTGATCAATGCGATCACCGACGCCATCGGTAACAACGCGCTTACCATGCCCGCGACACCTGAGAAGGTCTGGGCTGCGGCCCACGCCGCCAATTGA
- a CDS encoding NAD-dependent formate dehydrogenase — translation MAKVVCVLYDDPVDGYPMAYARDGLPKLEHYPGGQTLPTPKAIDFQPGVLLGSVSGELGLRKFLESQGHSLVVTSDKDGADSVFERELVDAEVVISQPFWPAYLTAERFAKAAKLKLAITAGIGSDHVDLQAAMDRGVTVAEVTYCNSISVSEHVVMMILGLARNYIPSYQWVVKGGWNIADCVARSYDIEGMEIGTVGAGRIGTAVLRRLKPFDVKLHYTDRHRLPDAVEKELGVTFHKTAAEMVPICDVVTINAPLHPETENLFDEAMIAKMKRGAYLVNTARGKICNRDAVARALESGQLAGYAGDVWFPQPAPKDHPWRSMPHHGMTPHISGSSLSAQARYAAGTREILECWFEGKPIREEYLIVAGGKLAGAGAHSYSAGDATRGSEEAARFKT, via the coding sequence ATGGCAAAGGTCGTTTGCGTCCTATATGACGATCCGGTCGACGGCTATCCGATGGCTTACGCGCGGGATGGCTTGCCGAAACTGGAACACTATCCCGGTGGCCAGACGCTTCCCACCCCGAAGGCCATCGATTTTCAGCCGGGCGTCCTCTTGGGCAGCGTGTCCGGCGAGCTGGGCCTAAGGAAATTTCTCGAAAGCCAGGGGCACAGCCTGGTGGTGACCTCGGACAAGGACGGTGCCGACAGCGTGTTCGAACGGGAACTCGTCGACGCCGAGGTTGTGATCTCGCAACCATTCTGGCCGGCCTATCTGACCGCCGAGCGGTTTGCCAAGGCGGCCAAACTGAAACTCGCGATCACCGCCGGCATCGGCTCGGACCATGTCGATCTGCAGGCCGCGATGGACCGCGGCGTAACCGTCGCCGAAGTGACCTATTGCAATTCGATCAGCGTGTCCGAGCACGTCGTCATGATGATCCTCGGCCTCGCGCGGAACTACATCCCCTCCTACCAGTGGGTCGTGAAAGGTGGCTGGAACATCGCCGACTGCGTCGCGCGCTCCTACGATATCGAGGGCATGGAGATCGGCACGGTGGGCGCGGGGCGGATCGGAACTGCGGTCTTGCGGCGGCTGAAGCCTTTCGATGTCAAGCTGCACTACACCGACCGCCACCGGCTCCCCGACGCGGTCGAGAAGGAGCTCGGCGTTACCTTCCACAAGACGGCGGCGGAGATGGTGCCCATCTGCGATGTCGTCACCATCAACGCGCCGCTCCACCCGGAGACGGAAAACCTCTTCGACGAGGCCATGATCGCCAAGATGAAACGCGGCGCCTATCTGGTGAACACCGCGCGCGGCAAGATCTGCAATCGCGATGCCGTGGCACGGGCGCTCGAAAGCGGCCAACTCGCCGGCTATGCCGGCGACGTGTGGTTCCCGCAACCGGCACCCAAGGACCATCCATGGCGGTCAATGCCCCATCACGGCATGACGCCGCATATTTCGGGCTCGTCGCTGTCCGCTCAGGCGCGCTACGCGGCCGGCACGCGCGAGATCCTCGAATGCTGGTTCGAAGGCAAGCCGATCCGCGAGGAATATCTGATCGTCGCGGGCGGCAAGCTTGCCGGCGCCGGTGCGCATTCCTACAGCGCCGGAGATGCGACGCGCGGGTCCGAGGAGGCGGCACGCTTCAAGACCTGA
- a CDS encoding (2Fe-2S)-binding protein, whose translation MAKITMTVNGRQVSGTCDDRTLLVHFIRENLGLTGTHVGCETSQCGACVIHMDGLSVKSCSILAVQAAGSSITTIEGLAKDGELHPVQAAFKAHHGLQCGFCTPGMVMTAVDMIARHGSNLDEATVRAELEGNICRCTGYHNIVKAILAAAAEMGGVRQAAE comes from the coding sequence ATGGCGAAAATAACGATGACGGTCAACGGCCGCCAGGTCAGCGGCACGTGCGATGACCGGACGCTGCTGGTGCACTTTATCCGCGAAAATCTTGGACTGACCGGCACGCATGTCGGCTGCGAGACGTCGCAGTGCGGCGCTTGCGTCATCCACATGGACGGACTGTCGGTCAAGAGCTGTTCCATCCTGGCAGTGCAGGCGGCAGGCTCGTCGATCACCACCATCGAAGGGTTGGCCAAGGACGGCGAACTTCACCCGGTCCAGGCGGCGTTCAAGGCGCATCACGGGCTGCAATGCGGTTTCTGCACGCCCGGCATGGTGATGACGGCCGTCGACATGATCGCCCGGCACGGCAGCAACCTCGACGAGGCGACGGTGCGGGCCGAGCTCGAGGGCAATATCTGTCGTTGCACCGGCTACCACAACATCGTCAAGGCGATCCTCGCCGCCGCGGCCGAGATGGGCGGCGTGCGCCAAGCGGCCGAATGA
- a CDS encoding autotransporter assembly complex protein TamA: MSPARSSIAHWKAATALAVVASALFGPFAVDQAHAFRLFGMRFFESDEEEVQVINPVNYALTFEPGTDDKELREAIENSSMLFQDRENPVSGDLGLAIKARDDRERILAALYEKARYGGTVTILINGQNVDSLPPDPSFPKGKPVPVSVTVMPGPAFTLDSVRFEGDAAGLDPAAYDLKLGARADSTLIIKAGEQIVNDLKEQSRPLAKLTERSVVADHATSTVDVTISAAGGPVAPVGQLTVTGTKTVDPDFVRDYSRLNHGRPYSPENIRKAAERLRQLNVFSSVTIKEADALTPDGNIPMNIEVSEGKHRYFGFGGQVSTTDGLGVQGYWGHRNLFGRAESLRIEGSVNRIGETTDVGGLDYSAGILFAKPGAFGPASTFTASLTASLVDPDAYRAKMITGAAGAIFELSPQDTFSGGAELSWADVDDAFGENSYLTASIPLEYVRDTRDDKLNATEGYRALINAKPSYEIEGQTFFSSFEASASGYYALGEEKRFVLAGKLGAGVLVGGDELVDIPAPRRFYLGGGGSVRGYSYQEISPRDENNDETGGRSYVSASLEARIAITDTIGIVPFLDAGTVSENTTPDFSDIRAGAGIGLRYATPFGPIRLDFAVPLNKYPDGTDYGIYAGIGQSF; the protein is encoded by the coding sequence ATGTCTCCAGCACGGTCGAGTATTGCGCACTGGAAGGCAGCAACCGCGCTCGCAGTTGTGGCTTCGGCGCTGTTCGGCCCTTTTGCCGTCGATCAGGCCCACGCGTTCAGGCTCTTCGGCATGCGCTTCTTCGAAAGCGACGAGGAAGAAGTCCAGGTCATCAACCCGGTCAACTATGCCCTGACATTCGAGCCGGGTACCGACGACAAGGAACTGCGGGAAGCCATCGAGAACAGTTCGATGCTCTTCCAGGACCGGGAAAATCCTGTCTCGGGCGATCTCGGCCTCGCGATCAAGGCGCGTGACGACCGGGAGCGCATTCTCGCGGCCCTTTATGAGAAGGCCCGCTACGGCGGAACCGTAACCATTCTGATCAACGGACAGAATGTCGACAGCCTGCCGCCCGATCCGTCATTCCCCAAGGGCAAGCCTGTGCCGGTCTCGGTCACGGTCATGCCCGGGCCGGCGTTTACATTGGACTCGGTCAGATTCGAAGGCGATGCCGCCGGGCTCGATCCGGCCGCTTACGATCTGAAGCTCGGCGCCCGCGCCGACTCGACGCTGATAATCAAAGCGGGCGAGCAGATCGTGAACGATCTGAAAGAACAGAGCCGACCCCTGGCAAAGCTGACGGAGCGCAGCGTCGTCGCCGACCACGCCACTTCTACGGTCGACGTGACGATCAGCGCTGCCGGCGGACCGGTCGCGCCGGTTGGACAGCTCACGGTTACGGGCACGAAAACCGTCGACCCGGATTTCGTCAGGGATTATTCCCGCCTCAACCACGGCCGCCCCTATTCGCCGGAGAACATCCGCAAGGCCGCCGAGCGCCTGCGCCAGCTGAACGTTTTTTCGAGCGTCACGATCAAGGAAGCCGATGCGCTAACGCCCGACGGCAACATCCCGATGAACATCGAGGTTTCCGAAGGCAAACACCGCTATTTCGGTTTCGGCGGCCAGGTTTCGACCACCGACGGCCTCGGCGTGCAGGGTTACTGGGGCCATCGCAATCTCTTCGGTCGCGCAGAATCTTTGCGAATAGAAGGCTCGGTCAACCGCATCGGCGAGACCACGGACGTCGGAGGCCTCGACTATTCCGCCGGTATCCTGTTCGCGAAACCTGGCGCATTCGGGCCGGCATCGACCTTTACGGCAAGCCTCACGGCCAGCCTCGTCGACCCGGACGCCTACCGCGCAAAGATGATAACCGGGGCGGCCGGTGCGATCTTCGAACTTTCGCCACAGGATACCTTCTCCGGGGGTGCGGAATTGAGCTGGGCGGACGTCGACGACGCTTTCGGCGAGAACTCCTATCTTACCGCCAGCATTCCGCTCGAATATGTCCGCGACACGCGCGACGACAAGCTGAACGCAACCGAAGGCTACCGGGCGCTGATCAACGCCAAACCGAGCTACGAGATCGAGGGGCAGACCTTCTTCAGTTCATTCGAGGCCTCGGCCTCCGGCTACTATGCGCTGGGCGAAGAAAAGCGCTTCGTGCTGGCCGGCAAGCTCGGCGCCGGCGTGCTGGTCGGCGGCGACGAGCTTGTCGACATACCGGCCCCTCGGCGCTTCTATCTCGGTGGAGGCGGGTCGGTGCGCGGCTATTCCTATCAGGAGATCAGCCCGCGCGACGAAAACAACGATGAAACCGGCGGCCGCTCCTATGTCAGCGCCTCGCTGGAAGCGCGCATCGCGATTACTGACACGATCGGAATCGTCCCCTTCCTCGACGCCGGCACGGTTTCGGAAAACACGACCCCCGATTTCTCCGATATCCGCGCCGGCGCCGGCATCGGCCTGCGCTATGCCACCCCTTTCGGACCGATCCGGTTGGATTTTGCGGTCCCGCTCAACAAATATCCCGACGGGACCGACTACGGCATCTACGCCGGCATCGGCCAGTCCTTCTGA
- a CDS encoding glycine zipper domain-containing protein translates to MKKAIALVLVALSVASCTQTEKGAGIGAASGAIIGGAISNDVRGAAVGAAIGGVGGALIGHATEQPGQCYYRDRYGRRYIDRC, encoded by the coding sequence ATGAAAAAAGCCATCGCATTGGTGCTGGTCGCCTTGTCGGTCGCAAGCTGCACACAGACGGAAAAGGGCGCCGGCATCGGTGCTGCTTCGGGCGCGATCATCGGCGGCGCCATCTCGAACGACGTGCGCGGCGCGGCTGTCGGCGCAGCCATCGGTGGCGTCGGGGGCGCGCTTATCGGCCATGCCACCGAGCAGCCGGGCCAGTGCTACTACCGCGACCGCTACGGACGCCGCTACATCGACCGTTGCTGA